The following is a genomic window from Amycolatopsis australiensis.
GAGCGTGCCGAGCCGTCTCGCCGCACGTTCGGCGGACGGCTTTCTCGGCGGGACATCGCCGTGGGGACGGGGAGCAGTCACGTCAGCCTGTCCTGGGTTCCACGCACACACTCCGGCTCGGGCAACCGATATATCTTGGCGCGAAATGGTGTCCGGCGCACGAAACAGTATTCATCCAATCGAGTGATAACCCTGCGGAGTCACGCCCACGCGCTCGCGCAGCCACGACCGGGTGGCGTCACGGTATTCCGCCGCGTTTTCGTGCAACGCCACGGAATGACCGGCACCCGGCAGGACGTACATCGACAGATTCGACGGGTCGGCGTAATACGGTGCCTCCTGGGCCCGGAGCACACCGGCGTCCGAACAGTCACGCAGCGCGAGCAGCCCGCAGAAAAGCACGTCCTTTTCGCCCACCACCTGGAAAACCGGTGCGGTGATTCCCTTCGTCGCCGGCAGCACGATCCCGAACACCGCGACCGTGCCCATCCCCGGCACCGAAACCTGGTCCTTGGCCGCCTCGCCGGCGGCGATCACCGCCGGATCGGAATCGCCCGCGGCGTAGAACAACCCGGCTCGCGCACCCGGTTTCGTCGTGAAGTACAGCGGGTCACTGCCCAGCCGGCCGAGCTGCCCGTCGAGCAGCGCAGGCTGCAGGCCGAGCGCCGCGCCGACGGCCAGCACCGGCAGGTGCGTGATGCCGGTCAGCACCACGCCGTCGACGTCGTGGTAGGACGACGCCTCCACGGCGACGACGCCGGACCCGACCGAGTGACCCACGATCACGACCTTCGCGAACCGCACCCCGCCGACGTGCCCGGCGCGCAGGTGGCCGACCACCTCGTGCATCGCCTCGGCCGCCGCCCGGACTGACAGAAGCAGGCTCAGCGGGCGGCTGCTGCGCCCGGCGCCGAGCTGGTCGGCGGCGAAGGTCGCGTAGCCGTGTGCGGCCATGTCGCGCTGGTAGGAATAACGCTCCGGCCGGTACGGCAGGTCCCAGTACGCGCTGTTGTACGTCCCGCCGTGCACGAGCAACTGGACGGTGTCCGGCACATCGGTGCCCGACCCGGACGTGGCAGGCAGGCACGGCCGGCCGTGCACGGTCGCGGGCGCGCCCGGCACCGGCGGCGGCAGCCCGGGACCGGTGACCGGCAGGTCCGTGTCGGTGCAGGAGATCGCGGCGGCCTCGGCGGGCATCGCCGCGGTCAGCAAGGCGAGCAGCACGCCACCGGCGAACAACGCCGCCGTCACCTTGACCGGCACTCTCACGCCGCACTCCCTCTGGACTCGGACAGGTGAAAGGACCCCGGAACACTACACCTCGTAGCCGGACGGGCACCGTCAGGTCCGGCGCGGCACCACCGTCATCGGCAGCCGGTTCGGCTGCATCGTGGCCTTGAGCTGCGCGCGGACCTGCTTACCGGGCACGGGAACCAGCCGCCACCGCACGCCGATCGTCGCGGCGACGATGCCGATCTCCGTCGGCGCGAACACGTGCCCGGGACACAGGCGCGCACCGGCGCCGAACGGGATGTAGGCGCCTTTCGGCAGTTCCGCAGTCTCCTCCGGCGTCCAGCGGTCCGGGTCGAACCGGTCCGGATCGGGGAACCAGCGCGGGTCCCGGTGCAGGGTGTGCTGGCTGACCGCCACCTCGCTGCCCGCCGGGATCCGCACGCCGCCCAGTTCGACGTCTTCGCGGGCGCGGCGCATGAGGATCAGCGGCGGGGTGCGGCGGACGATCTCGTTGACGATCCGGTGCGTGTACACCAGGTCCGGCAGGTCGTCGAAGCGCGCGGGCCTGCCGCCGAGGACCTCGTCGACCTCCGCGTGGAAGCGGCGTTCGACGTCCGGGTGCCGCCCCAGTTCGTGGAAGAACCAGGCCAGCGCGACAGCGGTGGTCTCGGCGCCGGTGGTGAGGATCGTGATGACCTCGTCGTGCACCTGCCGGTCGGTCATGCCTTCGCCGGTGTCCTCGTCGCGCGCCAGCAGCAGCATGGACAGCAGGTCGCCGTGGTCGGCTCCCCGCTCCCGCGCGGCGACGACGGTCTCGCCGATCACCTCGCGCAGCCGCGCGGCGGCGGCGTCGAACTTCCGGTTCGGCGGAATCGGCAGTCTCTCCACGAATTTCGGAGAGAACGCCCGGATCAGCACGTATTTCAGCATGATCGGGATCGAGCGGCGGATCTCGGCGAGCACTTCGCCGCCGAGCGCGGTGAAGAACAGCGTCTGCCCGGCGATGGTGAGCACGAGGTCCTGCATCCGCCGGTCGAACTGGACGACTTCGCCGGGCTGCCACGAGCTCACCAGCTCGCCGGCCAGCTTCGTGATGGTGGTGTCGGCGTAGCCGGCGATCCGCGCGGCCGAACGCGGGCAGCACCAGGCGCCGCCGGCGGCGGTTCAGCTCGCCGTTCGAGGTGGCCAGGCCGTCGCCGAAGAGCGGGCGCATCTTGTCGAAGACCAGGCTCTTGTCGAACTTGTGGGCGTCGGTGGCCAGCACCCGCCAGGCCAGCTCCGGCGTGGTGACCACGTGCACCGGCAGCGACCCGAGCCGGAGTTCGACGACATCTCCGTACGCCGGAAGAGAAGTGAGGAGCTTCAGCGGGTCGCGCAGCAGCGAGCCGGTGTGCCCGAGCACGGGCAAGCGGCCGGGAACGTGCGGCATGGCCTCGCCTCCTCGTGACCGGACACCCTAACGGGGGCGCCGGGCCACCGGACGGGAGTCCGCACGAACGGCGGAGACCGCTACACTCCGCCACGCCGAGCGAGCGCGAGCGCGGGAGGTCCGGTGACCGGGGAGCCGAGCTGGGTACCGCCGGAGATCGACACCACGGTGCTGAACCCGGCGCGGGTGTACGACTTCTGGCTCGACGGCGACCACAACTTCGCCGCCGACCGCGCGCTCGGGGAGCAGATCCTCGAGATCATGCCGGGTGTGCGCGACGCGGCCCGGCTCAACCGGGCGTTCCTGCGCCGCGCGGCGAAGTTCATGGTCGACGCCGGCGTCCGGCAGTTCCTCGACGTCGGCTCCGGCATCCCGACCGTGGGCAACCTGCACGAGATCGTCCAGCAGGCCGACCCCGGCGTGCCGGGTGGTCTACGTCGACCGGGAGCCGGTGGCCGTGGCGCACAGCGAGCTGCTGCTGCGGGGCAACGACCGCTGCGCGGTGCTGCGGGCGGACCTGCGCGACGTCAACGACGTCTTCGAGGGCGCGGGCAAGCTGCTGGACCTCACCGAGCCGATCGGCGTGTTCATGTTGCTGCTGCTGCACTTCGTGCCGGACTCGTGGGACCCGGTGGACATCCTCGCCCGGTACCGCGACCGGCTGGCGCCGGGCAGCTTCCTCGCCGTCACGCACGTCGCGGCCGATTCCGGGTCGGAGCGGCTGGACGAAGCCGTCGAAGCGTACAAGAGCAACCAGGACACGCAGAACCGGCCGGTCCCCCGCACCCGTGACGAGGTGCTCCGCTTCTTCGACGGCTTCGAGCTGGTCGAGCCCGGCCTGGTCGGCTGCGCGATGTGGCGCCCCGAGGGCGCCGGCGACATGTCCGACGACCCGGCGATCAACACGCTGCCCCACGCCGGCGTCGGCCGCAAACCCTGATCACCGCAGGGAGAACGTCGCCAGGTTCACCGGCCCGTCGAACGTCAGGTAGACGTCGTGGCGGCCGGCCGCCTTCGCCAGGTCCGCCGTCACCGTCGTGTAGGCGTACCGGTCGCCGGTCGCCGGGACCGCGGCGGTGCCCAGGACGCGACCGGCCGGCGAGTCCAGGTGGACCGTGACGTGCGCGGGCTCCACTGTGGACACCGACGCGGTGAACCGCGTGGGCCCGTACAGCGCGACGTTCCGGAACGCCAGCCAGCTCCCGGCCACCGCCGCGACCGAAGTTCCCGACGTCTTCGCCGTGTCGGTCAGCGTCGTCCCGGAGTAGTCGTCGAAGTTCTGCGCCTGGGTCGGCCGGCTCAAGTCGCGCGGCGTGCTCCGCTCCCCCGGCACGTAGACCGGCTGCGGCGCGGAGAGTTCGGCAGCGTTGCGGCCCACCGAGAATTCGTGGAGCCCGGCCGCCACCACGGACCGCTCCTGCGCGACGTCCCACGTCGCCAGGTCGGCCACCGGCACCGACAACCGGACCGCCCGTGTCTCGTGCGGTGCCAGCGTCACGCGCGCGAAGTCCCGCAGCCGCTGGACCCCGGACTCCTTCGAGTAGAGCTGGACGACGTCGGTCCCGGTGCGGCCGCCGGTGTTCGTGACGTCGACGCTGACCTCGACCGCCGATCCGACGCGCGCGGCGCGCGGCGCGCCGTACCGGAAGCTCGTGTAGCTGAGCCCGTACCCGAAGGGGTAGAGCGGCTTTCCGCGGTAGTACTGGTAGGTCATCCCGGTCTTCGCGATGTCGTAGTCCAGGATGGACGGCAGGCCCGCGTCGGCGGCGTACCAGGTCTGGGTGAGCCGGCCGGCCGGGTCGACGTCGCCGAACAGCACGTCGGCCACGGCGTGCCCGGTCTCCTGACCCGCGTGGCTGGTCCACACGATCCCCGGCACGGACAGCGTGTCCCAGCCGGTCGTCGGGTAGCTGTTCTCCACCACCACGACGGTGTGCGGGTTCGCCTTCTGCACGGCCTCGATCAGCGCGCGCTGCGCGGGCGCCAGCTCGGTGCTCGTCCGGTCGTTCGCCTCCCGGCCGTTGATGAACGGCATGCTGCCGACCACGACGACGGCGGTGTCGGCGTCCTTGGCCGCGGCGACCGCGCTGCCGACGCCGCTGGTCAACACCTCGCGGCCGAACTTCGTCGCGTGCGCGGCGTCCGGGGCGGAAATCGTCAGCGTCCCGTCGGCGCCGACGACGGCGAACCGGTTGGGGCCGAACCACGGCTCGGCGACCTCGTTGCCCGCGTACTCGAGGACGTAGCTGCCGTCGGGCTGCGCGTCGAGCTTCAGCTGCTGCTGCACGAACCACCCGGAAGGCTGGTCGGCGTCGTTGACCAGCGCGCCGCCGGAGTAGCCGAGGAACTTGCCGTTCGCGGCCGCGCGCAGCGTGTTCTTGCCCGCGCCCCAGTCGTAGACGTCGAACGACTCCGCGGTGCCTGCCGTGGTGGGGCCCGCCGTCACCTTGCCGGCGGTGCCCGGTGCGGTCAGGTACCGGCCGGTGGCGAGGTCCTTGAGCGCGATCCGGTCGACGCCTTCGGACGACGTGACCGTGCCCGAAGCGCCCAGGCGTCCGGCGATGCCCTGCTTCGGCGTGACGCGGTACGGCATCGCGCCGCTGTACCAGTCCTCGTAGAGCGTGTCCGACAACGGGCCGACGACCGCGACCTTCTTGTTCCGGGCCGCGTCGAGCGGGAGCGCGTTCGCGTTGTTGCGCAGCAGCACGACCTGTTCGTCGGCGGCCTTGCGCGCCAGGGCCTGGTGTCCGGGCGAATTGATGACGGCCGGGGTGATGTCGGCGTACGGGTTGCGGCCGGGCGGGTCGAACTCGCCGAGCCGGAACCGCAGCGACAGCAGGTGCCGGTCGGCCTTCTCAACGTCGGCCATGGTCAGCAGGCCCTTGCCCAGTGCCTCTTTGACCGCGGCGACGGTGATCGAGCCGTTCGTGTCGTTGTCGGTGAAGCTGTCGAGGCCGGCCTTGATGGCCGCCGCGTCGGCTTCGGCCTTGGTGGTGTAGTACTTCTCGGAGTTGACCAGGTTGGAGGGCGCGCCGGCGTCGCTCACCACGGCGATGTCCTGCGGCGCCCACTTCCGCAGCAGGCCGCCGAGGTCCGGGCTCACCGTGTTCGGCCGCCCGTTGACCAGGTTGTACGACGGCATGACGGCGTTGGCCGCCCCGTTCTGCAGCGGGATCTTGAACGCCTGCTCGTCGTAGTCGTGCAGGATCTTCGGCGGCACCGAGGAGTTGCTCGTGTCGCGGTCGACCTCGTTGTTGTAGGCGAGGTAGTGCTTCAGCGTCGGGGCGGCCTGCAAGTAGCGCGGGTCGTCGCCCTGGATGCCGCGGCCGTACGCGGTCGCGAGCTCGCCGGTGAGGTGCGGGTCCTCGGAGTAGCCCTCTTCGTTGCGGCCCCAGCGCGGGTCGCGCAGCAGGTTCACCACCGGTGCCCACAGGTTGAGGCCCCACAGTGTCGGGTTGCGCGCGTTGAACCCGCGCGCCTCCTGGCCGACGGCCGCGCCGACCTGCTTGACCAGCGCCGGGTCCCACGTCGACGCCAGGCCGATGGCCTGCGGGAACACCGTGCCGTCGGCTTTGACGACGGCACCGTTGGCGTCGTAGTCCGTCGACCAGGCGACGCCGTGCAGCGCTTCGGTGCCGGTCTTGAACACGCCGATGCCCAGCCGCGGGATGGCCGGCTCGTACTGGTGCAGCAGCGAGATCTTCTCGTCCGCGGTGAGCCGCGAGAGCAGGTCGTCGATCCGCGTCGCCAGCGGCAGGGACGGATCGCGGAACGGCATCGGGGCGGCCGCGAGCGCCGACGCCGGGGCCAGCAGCAGGGTCGCGGTCACCACCGGGACGAGAGCACGGCGGAGCGGGGACTGGCGCACGGACGGCCTCCCGGGATCGTCGAATCGTTTCGACAGTGCGGCGCGGAACATTCGCGGGCGAAGGTGGGGATGGTGACGACTATTACAGCCGCGTGAGGGCGCGGTCAAGACTTCTTGGGAGCGCGCCCAGCCACCCCGGCGACCCTGCGAAACTGCGGGCTGAGCTGCTCGAAGATCCGTCATCAGCGGTGTTCGACACTTTCGACGCCGGCCCGGATCGTCGAATACGAATCGAATATCCGCGCGCGGCGAATTCCGCTTGTGTTTCCGGCGAACGTCACTTACCTTCGTGCCATCGTCGATGCGCTTCGACGACCGATCCCCTCCCCGTCCCCAGGAGGCCGCCCGTGGTCACGATCAACGACGTCGCCAACGCGGCGGGCGTGGCCCCCAGCACGGTGTCGTACGTGATCAGCGGCAAGCGCTCGATCTCGCCGAAGACGCGGCGGCTGGTCGAGGAGAGCATCCGCAAGCTCGGCTACCACCCGCACGCCGGGGCCAGGGCGCTGGCCAGCAGCAAGACCAACGTGCTGGCGCTCGTCGTGCCACTGCGCACGGACCTCAACGTCGCCGTGGTGATGCAGTTCGTCGCCGCGGCGGTCACCGCGGCCCGCGCGCACGACCACGACCTGCTCCTGCTCACCAAGGACGAAGGCCCCGCCGCGCTGCAGCGGGTGGCGTCGTCGGCGATCGCCGACGCCCTGATGGTGATGGACGTCGAAGCCGCCGACCCGCGGGTGCCGATGCTCATCGCGCTCGACCTGCCGGTGGTGCTCATCGGCGTGCCCGACCACCCGGCCGGGCTGAGCTGCGTCGACCTGGACTTCACCGCGGCCGGCTCGGCGTGCGTCGCGCACCTGGCTGACCTCGGCCACCGCTCGATCGGGCTGATCGGCCCGTCGCCCGCGGTCTACCGGCGCGGCACGAGCTACGCGACGCGGTTCCTGCGCGGGTTCGACGAAGCCGCGAAAAGCCGTGACGTGCGGGCGCAGTCCCGGGCGTGCGCCCATTCCTACGAAGCGGTGAGCGCCTGCCTCGACGACCTGCTCGCCGCCGACCCGAACCTGACCGGCCTGGTCGTGCACAACGAGGCCGTCCTGCCCGGGCTGCTGTCGGACCTGCGCCACCGCGGCCTGCGGGTGCCCGAGGACATCTCCGTCGTCGCGGTGTGCCCGGACGCCATGGCCGAGCAGCACGCGGTCGCGCTGACCACGGTCGCCATCCCGGCCGAGGAGGTCGGCGCGCAGGCCGTCGAGATGACCATGCGCCGGCTCGCCGGCCACACCACCCCGGAGGTCCGGCTGCTCGGGCCCCGCCTCACCCGGCGCGACAGCACCGCCGCGCCGCGCGCCTGACCCGGTTCTGCTCCACCGCCGAAGGAGAATCGCCATGTCCGTAGCCCGTCGCGCCCTCGTCCTGACCGCGGGTGCCGCGAGCGCCGCCCTGCTGGCCGCGTGCAGCCCGAGCCCGGCACCGTCCGCTTCGGACGGTGCCGGCGCCCCGGCCGCCACGTCCGTCACGGAGCTCGACTACTACGCCGACGAGCAGGGTTCCGCGGCGTGGCAGAAGATCCTCGACGCGTGCGCCGCGCAGACCGGGATCAAGATCCAGCGGCAGACCGTGCCGACCGCGCAGATGCTGCCCAAGGTGCTGCAGGGGGCCAGCTCGAAGACGCTGCCGAACCTGCTCTTCACCGACAACCCGACGTTGCAGCAGGTCGCCGCCACCGGCGCGCTGACCCCGCTGTCGGACTACGGCATCACCACCGACGGCTACTACCCGAGCATCGTCAAGGCCGGGACCTACCAGGACAAGCTCTACGGCGTGGCCCCCGGCGTCAACGGCCTCGCGCTCATCTACAACAAGGACCTCCTGGCGGCGGCGGGCGTCGAGCCACCGAAGACGTGGGACGAGCTGAAGGCCGCCGCGGCGAAGCTGACCAAGGACGGCAAGTACGGCCTGGCCTTCTCCGCGATCCCGTCCGAAGAGGGTACCTGGCAGTTCCTGCCGTTCTTCTGGAGCAACGGCGCCGAACTGTCCCAGCTGGACTCCCCGAAGGCCACCCAGGCCCTGCAGTACGTCACCGACCTGGTGAACTCCGGGTCGGCGTCGAAGTCCGTGGTGACCTGGAACCAGAACGACGTCGCCGACCAGTTCGTCGCGGGCAACGCCGCGATGATGGTCAACGGCTCGTGGAACCTGGCCCGGCTCGACGAGCAGAAGTCCCTGCACTACGGCGTGGTGCCGATCCCGGTGCCGCAGGCGGGCGGCAAGCCGGTGGTCGCGCTCGGCGGCGAGGTCGGCACGGTGCCGGTCACGAGCGGGCCCGCCCAGCAGGCCGCCGGCAAGGTGCTGTCCTGCATCCTCTCCGAGCCCACGATGCTGCAGTGGAGCAAGGCGCACGCCTACGTCCCGTCGAAGACGGCCGCGGCCGCGAAGTTCGGCGCGGAGCAGCCGGCGATGCAGGCGTTCGTCGACGAGGTCGGCACCGCCCGCTCCCGTACCGCCGAGCTCGGCGAGAAGTACCCGAAGGTGTCGCAGGCACTGGCCGACGCGCTGCAGGCGGCCCTGACCGGCAAGCAGCCGGCCGACCAGGCGCTGAAGGCCGCGCAGCAGGCGAGCGGGTCGTGACGCTGGTCGCCCCGGCCGGGGTCGCCGCGCCGGCCCGCAGCGGCCGGAAGTCCCGGCGGGACAACCGGTTCGCCGCGTGGGCGTTCCTGCTGCCGGCCCTGGCCTACATCGTCGTGTTCTTCGGCTATCCCCTGGTCGCGAACCTGGTGATGAGCACGCAGAACTACACGGTCAAGTCGTTCTACACCGGCGAAGCACCCTTTGTCGGCTTCGCGAACTACTCCGCCGTCCTGCACAACCCGCTGTTCGGCACGGCGGCGCTCAACACGGTGCTGTTCACGGCCGGCTCGCTGGTCTTCCAGTTCGCCATCGGCCTCGCGCTGGCGGTGTTCTTCAACGGCCGGTTCCTGGGCAGCGCGCTGCTGCGGTCCCTGCTCCTGCTGCCGTGGCTGCTCCCGCTCGTGGTGAGCGGCGCGGTCTGGCGGTGGATGTTCGACCAGGACCACGGCGTGCTGAACGCGGCCCTGCGGTTCGCCGGGATCGACGCGGTGCCGTGGCTGAGCAGCACGAGCTGGGCGCTGCCGGCGGTGATCCTCACCAACATCTGGGTCGGCATCCCGTTCAACCTGGTCATCCTGCACGGCGGGCTGCGCGCCATCCCCGCGTCGCTCTACGAAGCCGCGGCGCTGGACGGCGCGAACGCGTGGCAGCGGTTCCGCCACGTCACCTGGCCGCTGCTGCGGCCGGTCACCGGGATCGTGCTCATGCTCGGGCTGGTGTACACGATCAAGGTGTTCGACGTGATCATGGTCGTCACCGGCGGCGGCCCGGCCAACGCGACGCAGACGCTGACGACGTGGTCCTACCGGCTGTCCTTCCAGGACTTCGCGTTCGGCCAGGGCGCCGCGGTCGGCAACGTCCTGATCGTGGTGGCGACGGTGTTCGGGCTGCTGTACCTGCGCTCGGCGAAGGCGACACTGGCGGAGGCGGCGGCATGAAGACGTCGTCCTGGCCCCGCACCGTGTCCGGCGTGCTGATCGTCGCGGTGCTGCTGTTCCCGCTGTACTGGATGGTCAACGCCTCGCTGCAGCCGAGCGGCGCGCTGCTGGCCCCCGACCCGGCGTTCTTCCCGGCCGGCGGCACCCTCGACGGCTACCGCAAGGCGGTCTCCTCGCAGGGCCCGCACCTGCTCTCCAGCGTCGTCGTCGCGCTCGGCACCGTGCTCGTCTCGCTGCTCGTGGCCGCGCCCGCGTCCTACGCGCTGGCCCAGCTGAAGGTCCGCGGCGGTCCGGTGCTGGTGTTCGTGCTGCTCATCGTGCAGATGATCCCGGGCATCGTGATGGCCAACGCGCTGTACACGGTGTTCAGCAACCTCGGGCTGATCGACAACTACCTCGGGCTGGTGCTCGCGGACTCGACCGCGACCATTCCGTTCGCCGTGCTCCTGCTGCGCGCCTTCATGATCTCGGTGCCGAAGGAGCTCACCGAAGCGTCGCGAGTGGACGGTGCCGGGTACTGGCGCACGTTCGTCTCGATCATCCTCCCGGTCAGCCGCAACGCGCTGGTCACCGCCGGGCTGTTCGCCTTCCTGTTCGCCTGGGCGGACTTCCTGTTCGCCGTCACCCTCACCACCGGGCAGTCGTTCGAGCCCATCACGGTGGGCATCTACCGGTTCGTCGGCAACCAGTCCGCCGACTGGAACGGGATCATGGCCACCGCCGTCCTCGCCGCGATCCCCGCCGCCGTCCTGCTCGTCGTCGCCCAGCGCTACGTCGTCGCCGGGCTGACCAGCGGCGCCGTCAAAGACTAAGGAGACCGCTTGATCGCCACGACCGAAGACGGCCGCTCGCTGGAAGTGACCGTGCGGCACGAGGTGCTGCGCGTGGAGCCGTGGGGCACCGACAGCCTGCGGGTGCGGGCCGGACGGCACCGCATCCTCGACGACGTGCCGGGTGCGCTGCTGCCCGCGAAGCCGTCCGCCGCGACCGCGGAGGCCACCGAGCGGTCCGGGCGGGTGGTCAACGGCGCGCTCACCGCGATCGTCGAGATCGCCGACACCGACACCGGGATCGACGCGCAGCTGCGGTTCGTCCGCACGGACACCGGCGAGGAGCTGCTGGCCGAGCAGCGCGCGCACTTCTGGTGGCCGGGCGCGCGGCTGTTCATGCCGTCGCGCAACGACTACGGCCGGTTCGAGCAGCGGTTCACCGCGTACGAGGGCGAGAAGATCTACGGCCTCGGCCAGCACACGCACGGCCGGCTCGACCAGAAGGGCCTGGTGCTCGACCTGGTGCAGCGCAACGCCGAGGTGTCGGTGCCGTTCCTGCTCTCCAGCCGCGGCTACGGCTTCCTGTGGAACACCCCGGCGGTCGGCCGGGTCGAGCTGGCGGAGAACGGCACCCGCTGGGTCGCCGACGACGCCCGCCAGCTCGACTACTGGGTGACCACCGGCGACGGGCCGCGCGAGATCCTCGGCCACTACGCCGACGCGACCGGGCACCCACCGATGCTGCCGGAGTGGGCGGCCGGGTTCTGGCAGTCCAAGCTGCGCTACCGCACCCAGGACGAACTGCTGTCGGTGGCGCGCGAATACCACGCGCGCGGGCTGCCGCTGTCGGTGATCGTGGCGGACTTCTTCCACTGGACCCACCTCGGCGACTGGAAGTTCGACCCGGCCGAGTGGCCCGACCCGGCGGGGCTGGTGCGCGCGCTCGCGGAACTCGGCGTCAAGCTGATGGTGTCGGTGTGGCCGTCGGTGAGCCCGCTGTCGGAGAACTACCGCGAGCTGCACGAGCGGGGCCTGCTGGTCGCCGCGGAGAACGGCGTCCCGGCGCACGCGCCGTGGAAGGACAAGGGTTTCGGCGTCGAAATGCCGGTGGCGTTCTACGATCCGACCAACCCGGCGGCACGGGAGTTCGTCTGGGCGAAGGTCAAGCGGAACTACTACGACCTGGGCGTGCGCGCGTGGTGGCTGGACGGCGACGAGCCGGAGATCCAGCCCGGGCACCCGCACAACCTGGGCTTCCACGCGGGTCCGGGCGCGGAGGTGTTCAACCTCTACCCGCAGGCGAACGCGCAGACCTTCCACGACGGCATCCGCGCCGAAGGCGACGACGAGGTGGTGCTGCTGAGCCGGTCGGCGTGGGCGGGCAGCCAGCGGTTCGGCGCGGCGCTGTGGTCGGGTGACGTCCCGGCGACGTGGGAGTCGCTGCGGGCGCAGGTCCGGGCGGGGCTCAACGTGGCGGTGGCCGGCATCCCGTGGTGGACCACCGACATCGGCGGCTTCCACGGCGGTGACCCGGCGTCGCCGGAGTACCGCGAGCTGATGGTGCGCTGGTTCCAGTACGGGGTGTTCTGCCCGCTGTTCCGGCTGCACGGCTTCCGCGACCCGAGGACGGACTTCGGGCCGTCGATGACCGGCGGCCCCAACGAGGTCTGGTCGTTCGGCGACGCGGCGTACGAGTCGATCACCGAGTCGCTGCGGCTGCGGGACCGGCTGCGGCCCTACCTGATGACCCAGATGCGGGTGGCGCACGAGCAGGGCGTCCCCCCGATGCGGCCGCTGTTCGTCGACTTCCCGCG
Proteins encoded in this region:
- a CDS encoding sugar ABC transporter substrate-binding protein yields the protein MSVARRALVLTAGAASAALLAACSPSPAPSASDGAGAPAATSVTELDYYADEQGSAAWQKILDACAAQTGIKIQRQTVPTAQMLPKVLQGASSKTLPNLLFTDNPTLQQVAATGALTPLSDYGITTDGYYPSIVKAGTYQDKLYGVAPGVNGLALIYNKDLLAAAGVEPPKTWDELKAAAAKLTKDGKYGLAFSAIPSEEGTWQFLPFFWSNGAELSQLDSPKATQALQYVTDLVNSGSASKSVVTWNQNDVADQFVAGNAAMMVNGSWNLARLDEQKSLHYGVVPIPVPQAGGKPVVALGGEVGTVPVTSGPAQQAAGKVLSCILSEPTMLQWSKAHAYVPSKTAAAAKFGAEQPAMQAFVDEVGTARSRTAELGEKYPKVSQALADALQAALTGKQPADQALKAAQQASGS
- a CDS encoding alpha/beta hydrolase, which encodes MRVPVKVTAALFAGGVLLALLTAAMPAEAAAISCTDTDLPVTGPGLPPPVPGAPATVHGRPCLPATSGSGTDVPDTVQLLVHGGTYNSAYWDLPYRPERYSYQRDMAAHGYATFAADQLGAGRSSRPLSLLLSVRAAAEAMHEVVGHLRAGHVGGVRFAKVVIVGHSVGSGVVAVEASSYHDVDGVVLTGITHLPVLAVGAALGLQPALLDGQLGRLGSDPLYFTTKPGARAGLFYAAGDSDPAVIAAGEAAKDQVSVPGMGTVAVFGIVLPATKGITAPVFQVVGEKDVLFCGLLALRDCSDAGVLRAQEAPYYADPSNLSMYVLPGAGHSVALHENAAEYRDATRSWLRERVGVTPQGYHSIG
- a CDS encoding carbohydrate ABC transporter permease, translated to MKTSSWPRTVSGVLIVAVLLFPLYWMVNASLQPSGALLAPDPAFFPAGGTLDGYRKAVSSQGPHLLSSVVVALGTVLVSLLVAAPASYALAQLKVRGGPVLVFVLLIVQMIPGIVMANALYTVFSNLGLIDNYLGLVLADSTATIPFAVLLLRAFMISVPKELTEASRVDGAGYWRTFVSIILPVSRNALVTAGLFAFLFAWADFLFAVTLTTGQSFEPITVGIYRFVGNQSADWNGIMATAVLAAIPAAVLLVVAQRYVVAGLTSGAVKD
- a CDS encoding LacI family DNA-binding transcriptional regulator, whose amino-acid sequence is MVTINDVANAAGVAPSTVSYVISGKRSISPKTRRLVEESIRKLGYHPHAGARALASSKTNVLALVVPLRTDLNVAVVMQFVAAAVTAARAHDHDLLLLTKDEGPAALQRVASSAIADALMVMDVEAADPRVPMLIALDLPVVLIGVPDHPAGLSCVDLDFTAAGSACVAHLADLGHRSIGLIGPSPAVYRRGTSYATRFLRGFDEAAKSRDVRAQSRACAHSYEAVSACLDDLLAADPNLTGLVVHNEAVLPGLLSDLRHRGLRVPEDISVVAVCPDAMAEQHAVALTTVAIPAEEVGAQAVEMTMRRLAGHTTPEVRLLGPRLTRRDSTAAPRA
- a CDS encoding glycoside hydrolase family 3 protein — protein: MTATLLLAPASALAAAPMPFRDPSLPLATRIDDLLSRLTADEKISLLHQYEPAIPRLGIGVFKTGTEALHGVAWSTDYDANGAVVKADGTVFPQAIGLASTWDPALVKQVGAAVGQEARGFNARNPTLWGLNLWAPVVNLLRDPRWGRNEEGYSEDPHLTGELATAYGRGIQGDDPRYLQAAPTLKHYLAYNNEVDRDTSNSSVPPKILHDYDEQAFKIPLQNGAANAVMPSYNLVNGRPNTVSPDLGGLLRKWAPQDIAVVSDAGAPSNLVNSEKYYTTKAEADAAAIKAGLDSFTDNDTNGSITVAAVKEALGKGLLTMADVEKADRHLLSLRFRLGEFDPPGRNPYADITPAVINSPGHQALARKAADEQVVLLRNNANALPLDAARNKKVAVVGPLSDTLYEDWYSGAMPYRVTPKQGIAGRLGASGTVTSSEGVDRIALKDLATGRYLTAPGTAGKVTAGPTTAGTAESFDVYDWGAGKNTLRAAANGKFLGYSGGALVNDADQPSGWFVQQQLKLDAQPDGSYVLEYAGNEVAEPWFGPNRFAVVGADGTLTISAPDAAHATKFGREVLTSGVGSAVAAAKDADTAVVVVGSMPFINGREANDRTSTELAPAQRALIEAVQKANPHTVVVVENSYPTTGWDTLSVPGIVWTSHAGQETGHAVADVLFGDVDPAGRLTQTWYAADAGLPSILDYDIAKTGMTYQYYRGKPLYPFGYGLSYTSFRYGAPRAARVGSAVEVSVDVTNTGGRTGTDVVQLYSKESGVQRLRDFARVTLAPHETRAVRLSVPVADLATWDVAQERSVVAAGLHEFSVGRNAAELSAPQPVYVPGERSTPRDLSRPTQAQNFDDYSGTTLTDTAKTSGTSVAAVAGSWLAFRNVALYGPTRFTASVSTVEPAHVTVHLDSPAGRVLGTAAVPATGDRYAYTTVTADLAKAAGRHDVYLTFDGPVNLATFSLR
- a CDS encoding carbohydrate ABC transporter permease — translated: MTLVAPAGVAAPARSGRKSRRDNRFAAWAFLLPALAYIVVFFGYPLVANLVMSTQNYTVKSFYTGEAPFVGFANYSAVLHNPLFGTAALNTVLFTAGSLVFQFAIGLALAVFFNGRFLGSALLRSLLLLPWLLPLVVSGAVWRWMFDQDHGVLNAALRFAGIDAVPWLSSTSWALPAVILTNIWVGIPFNLVILHGGLRAIPASLYEAAALDGANAWQRFRHVTWPLLRPVTGIVLMLGLVYTIKVFDVIMVVTGGGPANATQTLTTWSYRLSFQDFAFGQGAAVGNVLIVVATVFGLLYLRSAKATLAEAAA